From a region of the Enterobacter sp. JBIWA008 genome:
- a CDS encoding MetQ/NlpA family ABC transporter substrate-binding protein: MKKTLTLIAAATLSALSFASWADTLTVGASNTPHAEILEQAKPILAKQGIDLEIKPFQDYILPNTALAGHDIDANYFQHIPYLNSVLKDHAGDKDYDFVSAGAIHIEPIGIYSKKYKSLKDLPEGGKIIMRDAVSEEGRILSIFEKEGVIKLKPGIDKVTARISDIVENPKKLKFTPNVEASLLPQMYNNNEGDAVVINANYAIDAGLDPVHDPIAVESGENNPYANIITVHRGDEKKKDIVALVNVLHSKEIQDWIRTKYKGAVIPVNN, encoded by the coding sequence ATGAAAAAAACACTGACACTGATCGCCGCCGCAACCCTGAGCGCCCTGAGCTTCGCCTCCTGGGCCGATACCCTGACCGTGGGCGCATCCAACACGCCGCACGCCGAAATTCTGGAGCAGGCTAAGCCGATTCTGGCGAAGCAGGGTATCGACCTGGAGATTAAACCGTTCCAGGACTACATTCTGCCGAACACCGCGCTGGCGGGTCATGACATCGACGCGAACTATTTCCAGCACATTCCTTACCTGAACAGCGTGCTGAAGGATCATGCGGGCGATAAAGACTACGATTTTGTCAGCGCGGGCGCGATCCACATTGAGCCCATCGGCATCTACTCCAAAAAATACAAGTCGCTGAAAGACCTGCCGGAAGGTGGCAAGATCATCATGCGCGACGCGGTTTCAGAAGAGGGGCGCATTCTCTCCATCTTTGAGAAAGAGGGCGTGATCAAGCTCAAGCCGGGCATCGACAAAGTGACCGCGCGCATCAGCGACATCGTTGAGAACCCGAAAAAGCTGAAGTTCACGCCGAACGTGGAAGCCTCTCTGCTGCCGCAGATGTACAACAACAACGAAGGCGATGCGGTGGTGATTAACGCCAACTACGCGATTGACGCCGGTCTGGATCCGGTTCACGACCCGATTGCGGTAGAGAGCGGTGAAAATAACCCGTACGCCAACATCATTACCGTGCATCGCGGTGACGAGAAGAAGAAAGATATCGTCGCGCTGGTGAACGTGCTGCACTCGAAAGAGATTCAGGACTGGATCCGCACTAAGTACAAAGGCGCGGTGATCCCAGTAAACAACTAA
- the fumD gene encoding fumarate hydratase FumD, translating to MGNVTRDEALYQEMCRVVGKVVLEMRDLGQEPKHIVIAGVLRTALANQRVKRSELTTEAMETVVKALAG from the coding sequence ATGGGTAACGTGACCAGAGATGAAGCGCTGTACCAGGAGATGTGCCGGGTGGTCGGGAAGGTGGTGCTCGAGATGCGTGATTTAGGGCAGGAGCCAAAGCATATTGTCATTGCCGGAGTCCTGCGTACCGCGCTGGCGAACCAGCGCGTTAAACGCAGTGAACTGACAACCGAAGCGATGGAAACGGTAGTTAAAGCGCTGGCCGGGTAA
- a CDS encoding amino acid ABC transporter permease produces the protein MIAGLNVITDNLDYLLWGRAATGEPGGVLLSLMMAAGSAVIALPGGIVLACLAWRFTGLVRKSLFLWAELIRGIPLIFVIFWMWYLLPLITGGDLPGALTVTLALAWFTAATVMHSVLAGLNALPSGQYEAALSQGFSTQQTLLRVLLPQALRNILPSLVGIFISLLKDTSLAFIVNVPELTTVAGQVNNRVQIYPAAIFIFTGVVYYLLCCSLEQLAKRWRITRPAL, from the coding sequence ATGATTGCCGGACTTAACGTCATCACCGATAACCTCGATTATCTGCTGTGGGGACGCGCGGCAACGGGTGAACCGGGGGGCGTATTGCTCTCGTTGATGATGGCTGCCGGGTCCGCCGTCATCGCTCTGCCCGGTGGGATAGTGCTCGCGTGCCTGGCCTGGCGCTTTACCGGGCTCGTGCGAAAGTCCCTCTTTTTATGGGCAGAGCTGATTCGCGGCATTCCGCTCATCTTCGTGATTTTCTGGATGTGGTATCTTCTGCCGCTTATAACCGGAGGCGATCTGCCGGGGGCACTGACCGTCACGCTGGCCCTGGCCTGGTTTACCGCGGCAACGGTGATGCACTCGGTACTGGCCGGGCTTAACGCGCTACCGTCCGGGCAGTACGAGGCCGCGCTGTCTCAGGGATTCAGCACGCAGCAAACCCTCCTGCGCGTGCTGCTGCCGCAGGCGCTGAGGAATATTCTGCCGTCGCTGGTGGGGATTTTTATCAGCCTGCTGAAGGATACGTCGCTGGCGTTTATCGTGAACGTACCGGAGCTGACCACGGTGGCGGGACAGGTCAACAACCGGGTGCAAATCTACCCGGCGGCCATTTTTATCTTTACGGGCGTGGTCTACTACCTGCTCTGCTGCTCGCTCGAGCAGCTTGCGAAGCGCTGGCGCATTACCCGGCCAGCGCTTTAA